CGGCATGGAGGTAGCTATAGCTCGGTGAGGATTCTTAGCCCGAAGCTCCTCAGCTTCTCGTAGTGCCCCAGGTCTCTGGAGAGCAGCGGCGCGTCAAGCGTGAGCGCGGTTGCAGCGATTAGAACGTCTGCTTGGGGGATCGAGAACCCCTGCTTCCTGAGCTGGACGTCCAGCTCCATTGCCTTGAGCGTGATCCGCTGATCGGGGTAGACAACTGTGAAAATTTTCTCGATCAGCTCCTTCTCCTTCAGGTGGTCGCGGCCGATGTAGAGGTATCCCCACAGGTACTCGTAGAGGGCGACAGAGGGCACAAACACGTCGAACTCTAGGAGTTTCAGCAAGAGCCTCTCGTCTCCCCGCTCGAAGATGTCGATGAGGATGTTCGTGTCGACTACAATCTTCTCAGCCACACGCCCTCCTCCCTCAGCTTCTCTCTCAATCTAGCTAGAGCTTCAGCCTCCTCCCCGCTCAGCTGCTTGCTCCTCACGT
This region of Thermofilum sp. genomic DNA includes:
- a CDS encoding type II toxin-antitoxin system VapC family toxin, translating into MAEKIVVDTNILIDIFERGDERLLLKLLEFDVFVPSVALYEYLWGYLYIGRDHLKEKELIEKIFTVVYPDQRITLKAMELDVQLRKQGFSIPQADVLIAATALTLDAPLLSRDLGHYEKLRSFGLRILTEL